The DNA window GGTAGAACTTTGTGCCTTTATTTTTTCTGAGAAATACCACATTTTGATTATCAATAATATCTAAATCAGCATCAAACAAGTATTTCTGTAAGGTTGCACGTTTGAGTACTTTTTCTGCCCTTTTATTGCTTTTTCTAAATCGCAGAAAACTCATAAACTTCACCATATCATTGGGCGATGCTCTAATACCGCCATTGGCAGCCAATATGCCTTGCGAATAATTTGAAATATGAGAAAGCTTTTCTCTTTTGCCATCTTTGTCTTGGTCATAATAACCATAGTAGGCGGCAAATTTCTTCATCATCTTTTTAGAGAGGGGACCATAGCTGGTACTTTTCATGCGCAAAGGCTTAAGAATGTTTTGCTTAATGTAGAATTTAAACTTGATGCCCGACACCTTCTCAATGACCAAGCCAAGCAGTGAATATCCCATATTGGAATACTCATACTTTTCTCCCGCTGGAAAGGTTTGTTCGGCCAACTCTAGGTAAGGTAAAAACTCTTCATTTTCGGCTCGCCTAAATTTCTTTTCTTCCTTTTTTATTTTTGCTGCAACAGTTCTGAATGCTTTAGTGAGGCTGAGACCGCTGTTATGGTTAATTAAGTGATGAATTTTAACCTGATTGATTTTTGCAAAGTCCCCCGTTTTTTTGCCCAGGTTGGGAAAATAATGGGTGATGGAGTCGGTCAGCTTGAGTTGACCTTTTTCTACTAATTGTAAGATGGCTACTGTAGTAAACAACTTAGATACTGACCCCCACATGTGTACCATGTGACGGTTCATTTTGACTTTATTCTTAATGTTGGCATAGCCCATTTGCTTTTCAGAAATAATTTTTCCATTATAGACCAATGCTGTATAAAACGAAAGGTCAGGTTGTTTTTTCTTGGCCAAGGAAACAAACCGATCCAGTTTATTCCAATTGTCCAGTAAAGTTCTTTTTTCGCTTTTGCTCTTTTGAGCAAGACAAGGCGAAAAAAGATACATAGAAACAATAATAAATATGGTGGTTTTTAGGTGATTCATGAATATGTTTTTTTAAAATAAAAACTTCAACCAATTTAGCTGTTGTATCTGTATAATGTTCTGTTCGACCAATAAAAAGCTTAAAAGGGACAGACACTGCCCAGTAGCGCCAAATAATAAACCACTAGATTGTCCCCATTCCTGATGCCCTGTAGTTGGGTTTGTACCATAGTGACTCCAGCCAAGAAATTTTTCATCCCAATCTGCTTGACTAAGGCTTTCATTGAGCCAATAAAGGTACGCATCTTTTGCTTCGGGTAGTTGGGTATGTTTGTACAGCAAATAGAATAAAAAAAATGCCCCAAACGACCCATGACAAAGTGTGGTGTCGAGTCTGGTAGCATCTTGGTGTATGCCTGAGTTAAGTTTTCTTACTTTGGCGGTTTTTTTTATGATTGAATTGATAATATCATCAATTTTTTGTGACTTCAAGCATTTGTTGGCGGCTATCAGAGAAAAAACGATTCCCAAATCACCTTTACACCAAGCAAGTGAATATTGATTTGTGTTTAATTTATTTTCATCAACTGATAGTTTATTGGCGAATGTAAAGTGATTGTGGTCACTAGATTTGCGATTAATTAAAAAACTACAGGCCAAAGAAAGGCAAGTCTGAATTTTTTGTTTGAGATCAGCATCTATAAAGTCATAATTGTATGCTTTAGCCAAAAAATTAATAATACTCGCTAACCCGTGGGCTAATCCTGTATTGATGATACCTTCAGGGGTAGCGATGGTTTCCCAAAAAATTTCTGCTTCACCATTGGTATACTTTGCGTTGTCAACAACATACTCAATGCCTTTAATTACATTTGCTTCTATCAAAGACCTGACATCATCCTCAAAAAAATCTCTTACCTCTGTGAGGGCAATAAGTTTCCCAATTAACCCATGCAAAAAATCGAGGTTACAGTTCTGAAAGTCATAAGGGATTGAGTCAAGTACCAAATGCTGCAAAACTTTCATTACTTCCTGTATTTCCTGCTTATCGAGTTGGCCTTCTTGAATGAGAGTACTCAGTGTTAACAAAACCCCTGAGTATCCTGAAAAGCTTGCGTTACCGTCAAGGGTTTGGAGGTTATTAATGCAATGGGTTATAGAGTCATACAAACGATCCTGATTAACAGGAGCCAAGCCACCTTTGTTTAACAAAGAAAATAACAATGCCTGACCTAATGAACCTCTATATACATTTATTTGTGTATTTGCCTCTAAACTTTCTAACAATATATCTTTTACTAACCTTGCTGTTACTTGATTAAGATTTTTGTGCATAGTTTAAAAATATTAATAGGTCAGAACTGAAAAAGCTCTGACCTAGATATAGGAATTAAACTATATGAGTTCTTTCGGTCTCTTTACCAGCTTGCGGATTACAATCACCACAACCATCATAAAAAGATGCCCCACCTGCTGTACCACCTTTAACATTATGCATGTTCATAGGTTTGATGGTTAAAGCTTTGCTCCAATTTTCTTTAATCGTTAGTTTATTTTTCTTCTTCATAATAAGTGTATTTAAAATTGAATATAATTAAGATCATAGCTTTACAAGCTTTGTGTTAGTAGGGCTTAAAATGCCAATCGCTTGATGAAACAATTATCCTCAAGTTTTCTTATGCAAGTAATGCCTTGAGGTGTTTCGGAAAGTTTCACAATAGTAGGGTTTGGTGGTTCAAATATCAAATCAAAACCTTGATCAAACCTTGATTTGCGTGATTTACTGCTTTATAATTATATATTTAATTGATATAATTCAATATTTTGCCCCAAACTGGAACGAACTAAAAGCACGCACTAGCAGAGAATAACGGCTAAACTATTGCCTGGTAACAGTAGACTTCTCCATATAAGCATATTGTTTTCGAAACAAATGAGCCGTGTTGTACTCAAAATGGCTTCGCTCACAACCATACCAGTGGAGGTACTGGTGCATTTCTTCAGCCGAAATGCTATTGCTTGCAGCACACAGTACTTTGTAAGAGGGTGTGGTAAGTGGATTTTGAGCAATTTCCTAAGAAGGAATGGTCTCGAGTGCCTCTGCAAAAGTATCGTCAAATGTTTGCCGACAACGAAAATGGATGAATTTTTCCAACCATTGTAGGTCTTGTAGGTAGTAGGATAGATATCATCAGTTAGTTGAGGATTTATAGTTACTGTAAAGAGTTTTAAAGCTTACTTATATTAATTAATCAGCTTTAGGTTTACTGAATAACTCTTGCCATTTTTATCGGTATTGGTTAAATGCCCTGCCAAATCTTTAAGATTTTCGGGATTTTTAGTGCACAAAAATAACCGAGCAGTCAGGGTATTACCAGTATATTCTTCTATTAATAAACCTTGCTTTAGAACTGATTTATCGTATTTATCAGGATGACAGGGTGCCTGTCCACAATGTCCTGATAATCTATAAAGTCGCTCAGGATGATGATTTACATAATAATAGCTTCCTTTCCATAAAGCACAAGGGTTGCTTTGATCAAATACAAATGTAAATCTTGCTTCAAGTTTACCTACCTTTCCAGCATATAAGTAGGTTTTCAGCTTCGATTGGTTGGTTTGCGCTTTTACCTTCAAGGTGGAACATAAGCTCAGTATTATTATGAGGTAAATGTATTTTTTCTTAAACATATCAAGTTGTATTTATCGTGGAGTAAATAATCATTTTTTTAATCAACAAAATCACTGTAATTCAACAGTGTATAGGTGATTTTACCGTGCCCTGATTGGACGTGTTTCCTGAAAAATGGTAACAGTTTTTTAAACTCAGGCTCTGGAGCGCCTTGACATCCTTGACTCCAGGGAACTCCAGGTGCATTCACTGTACGGCTTGCTATTCCATTGTTACTCATGCGATGCGTGTTTGTTCCGTAAAATCCTTTATATACTTTTCCTCTATCCAATTTTAAGTCTTTAGTGTTATCTCGGTAATAATCCATAGAACCCGTTTGATACAAATAAGGATACTTGAGCCATAAATTTTGATAGTTTTTAGAATCCATAAATGTATAAACATTTTCGTATTGCTTTTCTATTATAGTAGCTGTTCCTGCAACTCCAGTCTGAGTTTCAACTGCATTTAATGGATCAAGGACACCTCCATGAGCAAGCGTACCAGCGGTAGTTGTCCAAGGGATTTCTATTATTTTAGGTTTTCCTTTTATATGTTGAATAGTGAATAGTTTATCACTGAATTTATTATCATAGGTTTCATCCATCCTAATTGCTATCAAGTTGACTTTCCCTTCTTCTTCATAAAACTTATATCCCTTTCGTTTTAGTGTATCTTTTATCCCACTGAGCGAAAAGTCAGGTTTTACCCGTTTTTTGACTTTTTTGGGTGTTTTCACCTTTTTAGGCGTATTCTTTTTATTTACCTTTTTCCCCTCAAAAATCGGTGGTTGATACACTTTGGTATTATCCGCTTGTTGTTCCATCATTTTCAGTTCAAGTGCCCGTAATTTGTCGTTTATTTTAGGCGACGTTTTTTGGGGAGGTGGTTTTTGATTACCAAGATTAACAGTAGAAGGTACTTTAAGCATTTGCCCGGGAGCAATTAAAGCCTTAACGCTCCCTAAATTATTCAACTTAACTATTTTCTGCACTAGTTGGGCAATCTCGGTTATAGGAGCCAAGGGGTTATATTTTTTGGCAATTGTCCAAAGTCCTTCTCCCGCTTGTACAGTGTGTTGGCTTATTTTAGGTGCTTTCTTTCCTAAAATTCGTTCTGGACTGGCTGCTACCAAGGTTCCATAAGGTGGCTGTTGTTTCTGGGTTGGCCACGAGGTTTCTTTTCCCATCAGGCGTTCCAGGCTTGGCTCAACGATTCGTGGTTGTATTGATCCCTCGTGTTGGTGTTGTGGATCGTGTTCGGCATTGGCTTGGCTTGACATAGTAAATAAGGTTAGAATAATATAAAATTTTTAAGAAGTGGGTTAAGTGCGATTGGGCACTTTTTCCGAGGCAAGAGTAGGTGTTTTGGCAGATAAATTCCAAATCTTAACCTTGATCAACCCTTGATTTGCCTGACACAGCAGCTTATATTTTAAATTTATATAGTACATTTACATAAGTATTGCATCAAACTGGAACGAGCCAAAAGCACGTACTAGCAGAGGGCGAATGCTAAACACTGTCTACCGTGGCTTGCCCAATGACGCACTAACTACCTTCAGCCCCCTCATAAGCATATTGTTTTTGGAACAAATGAGCCGTGTTGTACTCAAAATAGCCCCGCTCACAACCATACCAATGAAGGTACTGGCGCATTTCTTCCGCAGAAATGCTATTCGTGCCCTTGGCGGTAGCCTGTAGTACACAGTAAGCATAAAACTGCTCTATCCAGGCGGCACTCACATTGGCGGCTTCGGCCAGTTCCCGAAACCGGGCTTGGCTAATGGCGGGGTCTAGCTGCAAATAACCTGGTTTTTCAAAGAAATGCTGCCATAGCTGGGCGCGGGTATACTTATCAGGGGTTTGGAAAGTAATCCAGGAATGAAACCGTCGCTGAAAGGCTTGATCGATGGCAGTCGCATGATTGGTGGCCAGAAAAATCATTCCGGGGTATTCTTCCAGTTTATACAGCAAGTAGCTTACCTCCTGATTGGCATACCGTTCGTTGCTGCTGCTGCTCCCTTCGCTACGCTTGCCAAACAAGGCATCGCCTTCGTCAAAAAAGAGAATCCAGTCCTGGGCTTCGGCTATTTCAAAAATGCGCCTTAGCTTTTTACTGGTTTCGCCCACGTATTTGTCTACAATATTAGAGATATCGATGCGGTACACAGGCTTGTTGGCAGCTTGCCCCAGTAGAGCAGCGGTCATCGTTTTCCCGGTACCAGAGGGACCTTCCATGAGTAAACGATATCCCTGGCGTTGGTTTCCTTGGGTAGCTTGTTGTACCTGGTGATAGTATTGTACCCATTTACAGGCTTGAGCCAATAGGGTGTTGGTTTCTTCGTCCACAATCAAGTCGTCCCAGGTTTTGGTGGTCGTGAGCAGGGTGGCTGGGAAGTCGGAGGAGTATTGCACAGGCAAAGCGCGTTCAGTGA is part of the Microscilla marina ATCC 23134 genome and encodes:
- a CDS encoding serine hydrolase domain-containing protein, encoding MNHLKTTIFIIVSMYLFSPCLAQKSKSEKRTLLDNWNKLDRFVSLAKKKQPDLSFYTALVYNGKIISEKQMGYANIKNKVKMNRHMVHMWGSVSKLFTTVAILQLVEKGQLKLTDSITHYFPNLGKKTGDFAKINQVKIHHLINHNSGLSLTKAFRTVAAKIKKEEKKFRRAENEEFLPYLELAEQTFPAGEKYEYSNMGYSLLGLVIEKVSGIKFKFYIKQNILKPLRMKSTSYGPLSKKMMKKFAAYYGYYDQDKDGKREKLSHISNYSQGILAANGGIRASPNDMVKFMSFLRFRKSNKRAEKVLKRATLQKYLFDADLDIIDNQNVVFLRKNKGTKFYRVNGFRVRVEKKNIGIGHSGKVATYISYFIFNKKMPFGVMMASNIYSDPKGTPYKLIDKLSWLITKFAVNGDFGQLINLNENEF
- a CDS encoding lanthionine synthetase LanC family protein — encoded protein: MHKNLNQVTARLVKDILLESLEANTQINVYRGSLGQALLFSLLNKGGLAPVNQDRLYDSITHCINNLQTLDGNASFSGYSGVLLTLSTLIQEGQLDKQEIQEVMKVLQHLVLDSIPYDFQNCNLDFLHGLIGKLIALTEVRDFFEDDVRSLIEANVIKGIEYVVDNAKYTNGEAEIFWETIATPEGIINTGLAHGLASIINFLAKAYNYDFIDADLKQKIQTCLSLACSFLINRKSSDHNHFTFANKLSVDENKLNTNQYSLAWCKGDLGIVFSLIAANKCLKSQKIDDIINSIIKKTAKVRKLNSGIHQDATRLDTTLCHGSFGAFFLFYLLYKHTQLPEAKDAYLYWLNESLSQADWDEKFLGWSHYGTNPTTGHQEWGQSSGLLFGATGQCLSLLSFLLVEQNIIQIQQLNWLKFLF
- a CDS encoding LysM peptidoglycan-binding domain-containing protein — encoded protein: MGKETSWPTQKQQPPYGTLVAASPERILGKKAPKISQHTVQAGEGLWTIAKKYNPLAPITEIAQLVQKIVKLNNLGSVKALIAPGQMLKVPSTVNLGNQKPPPQKTSPKINDKLRALELKMMEQQADNTKVYQPPIFEGKKVNKKNTPKKVKTPKKVKKRVKPDFSLSGIKDTLKRKGYKFYEEEGKVNLIAIRMDETYDNKFSDKLFTIQHIKGKPKIIEIPWTTTAGTLAHGGVLDPLNAVETQTGVAGTATIIEKQYENVYTFMDSKNYQNLWLKYPYLYQTGSMDYYRDNTKDLKLDRGKVYKGFYGTNTHRMSNNGIASRTVNAPGVPWSQGCQGAPEPEFKKLLPFFRKHVQSGHGKITYTLLNYSDFVD
- a CDS encoding ATP-binding protein, producing MQTIMLKDYSQDLKWLQDYICFRLDQEGSNSQKEEATLAEPLSIPLEEFQKDYQQMIAPFSIVERLVILGALANQVYPTLWQAFAENKAKLDLGQFGLLKLPHTPYLQATVGTVLFLIAGNDPTQQKKTWQLLSADTRLRTSGILEWPTNELLPTLGTVLQLSSNVLHQLVTERALPVQYSSDFPATLLTTTKTWDDLIVDEETNTLLAQACKWVQYYHQVQQATQGNQRQGYRLLMEGPSGTGKTMTAALLGQAANKPVYRIDISNIVDKYVGETSKKLRRIFEIAEAQDWILFFDEGDALFGKRSEGSSSSNERYANQEVSYLLYKLEEYPGMIFLATNHATAIDQAFQRRFHSWITFQTPDKYTRAQLWQHFFEKPGYLQLDPAISQARFRELAEAANVSAAWIEQFYAYCVLQATAKGTNSISAEEMRQYLHWYGCERGYFEYNTAHLFQKQYAYEGAEGS